In Mucilaginibacter celer, one DNA window encodes the following:
- a CDS encoding DUF2851 family protein, giving the protein MLLTEDFLHYIWKFRLFERQNLQTTDGEELEIFSAGLHNSDSGPDFHNARIRIGETVWAGNVEVHLSASDWQKHGHTNDGAYNNVILHVVYRDDAPLFLPNGRKVPTLELQNRISEELYNKYHKLVFGNQTFIPCENSIGTVDGLTMQNWLTRVLVERMEKRQANVTATLALNKGDWEETFYQFLAANFGFKVNALPFELMAKSLPQLTLAKNKNNPMQIEALIFGQAGFLDAEFKDEYPLKLQKEYAYLRKKYNLTPIENHLWKFMRLRPQNFPTIRLAQFAALIVQANHLLSKILEIKEVKALRGLFTEIKINDYWDDHYRFDVPSKPSSKNMGDGSIDILLLNTVALFLFSYGKQHQQQYYISRSLKLLENLPAEKNNIISDFVNLGVKIDTAFESQALLELKNNYCNYKKCLQCGVGNKILKPA; this is encoded by the coding sequence ATGTTACTCACCGAAGATTTTCTGCATTATATCTGGAAGTTCAGGCTGTTTGAACGGCAAAATTTACAAACCACAGATGGCGAGGAACTGGAGATTTTTTCGGCGGGTTTGCATAATTCTGATTCGGGCCCTGATTTTCACAATGCCCGCATCCGCATTGGCGAAACCGTTTGGGCCGGAAATGTAGAAGTACACCTTTCGGCATCCGACTGGCAAAAGCATGGCCACACCAACGATGGTGCATACAACAACGTGATCCTGCATGTGGTTTACCGCGATGATGCCCCGTTGTTTTTACCAAACGGACGTAAGGTACCAACCCTCGAACTGCAAAACCGTATCAGCGAAGAATTATATAACAAGTATCACAAGCTTGTTTTCGGCAACCAAACTTTTATCCCCTGCGAAAACAGCATCGGCACAGTTGACGGTCTTACCATGCAAAACTGGCTCACCCGTGTACTGGTTGAGCGGATGGAAAAACGGCAGGCCAACGTAACAGCAACCTTAGCCCTGAACAAAGGCGATTGGGAAGAAACTTTTTACCAGTTTTTAGCTGCGAATTTTGGCTTTAAGGTTAATGCTTTGCCATTTGAGCTAATGGCCAAATCATTGCCCCAGCTCACCCTCGCCAAAAATAAAAACAACCCGATGCAGATAGAAGCGCTGATATTTGGACAGGCCGGCTTTCTGGATGCTGAGTTTAAAGATGAGTATCCGCTAAAACTGCAAAAAGAATACGCCTATCTCCGTAAAAAATATAACCTTACGCCGATAGAAAACCACTTGTGGAAGTTTATGCGCCTCAGGCCGCAAAACTTTCCTACCATAAGGCTGGCGCAGTTTGCGGCGCTTATAGTACAGGCCAATCACCTGCTATCCAAAATACTGGAAATAAAGGAAGTTAAGGCCTTACGCGGGCTATTTACCGAGATAAAGATTAATGATTATTGGGACGATCATTATCGGTTTGATGTACCTTCAAAGCCTTCGTCAAAAAACATGGGCGATGGTTCGATAGATATCCTGCTCTTAAACACGGTAGCTCTGTTCCTGTTCAGTTATGGCAAACAGCACCAGCAGCAATACTATATCAGCCGGAGCCTGAAATTATTAGAAAATTTACCTGCCGAAAAGAACAATATTATCTCCGATTTTGTTAACTTAGGAGTGAAAATTGATACCGCGTTCGAATCGCAGGCACTGCTCGAATTAAAAAATAATTACTGCAACTATAAGAAATGCCTGCAATGCGGCGTTGGTAATAAAATACTAAAACCGGCCTGA
- a CDS encoding PspC domain-containing protein, translating to MLQRILTFFERYSFGVCTYLGERFNISISKIRLFFIYSSFLAVGFPLIFYFFAGIVLDIRNFIKRKHTGVADL from the coding sequence ATGCTACAGCGAATACTTACATTTTTTGAACGGTACTCCTTTGGTGTATGCACCTATCTTGGCGAGCGGTTTAATATCTCTATTTCCAAGATCAGGCTTTTCTTTATTTACTCCTCGTTTCTGGCAGTAGGTTTCCCATTAATATTTTACTTTTTTGCCGGTATTGTATTGGATATCAGGAATTTTATCAAACGCAAGCATACCGGGGTGGCTGATCTTTGA
- a CDS encoding DUF1493 family protein, with translation MEEILPPLKEFIVDYCNRYKIHKVDPHSLHLDTSIDLDLDIFDIEIDLFLADFTEQFNIDTSKFTWYKYGYPKGSTRVKVIKLMFGYNTTWAKKLAQYCYTPKFKVRNLQDAVKSGKLV, from the coding sequence ATGGAAGAGATACTGCCCCCCTTAAAAGAATTTATCGTTGATTATTGCAACCGCTACAAAATACACAAGGTTGATCCGCACAGCCTGCACCTCGATACCAGTATTGACCTCGATCTGGATATTTTTGATATTGAGATAGATCTTTTCCTTGCCGATTTTACCGAACAGTTTAATATCGATACCTCCAAATTTACCTGGTATAAATATGGTTATCCCAAGGGCTCAACCCGGGTGAAAGTAATTAAGCTGATGTTTGGCTACAACACCACCTGGGCTAAAAAACTGGCCCAATACTGCTATACCCCCAAATTTAAAGTGCGTAACCTACAGGATGCTGTTAAAAGCGGTAAACTGGTTTAA
- a CDS encoding HAD family hydrolase, protein MNLKVIAFDADDTLWVNEPYFQATEERFCSLLENFSPQHTISKELFKVEVDNLPLYGYGIKGYILSMIEAALNISEKNISVDVVETILQYGKDMLNQPIEILNDVEHVLSSLKDRYRLVVATKGDLLDQERKLKKSGLAHYFHHIEIMSDKKEDDYIKLIKHLDISPDEFMMIGNSLKSDVMPVINIGGHAVHVPFHTTWAHEHVETVLTHDNFKQVDKISEVLEIVGVAESGSPQSGSPKV, encoded by the coding sequence ATGAACCTGAAAGTAATTGCCTTTGATGCCGACGATACCCTTTGGGTGAACGAACCGTATTTTCAAGCCACCGAAGAACGTTTTTGCAGCCTGCTCGAAAATTTTTCGCCGCAGCATACCATATCCAAAGAACTTTTTAAGGTTGAGGTGGATAACCTGCCGCTTTATGGCTACGGTATTAAAGGATATATCCTATCCATGATTGAAGCAGCGTTAAACATCTCTGAAAAAAATATCAGCGTTGATGTTGTGGAAACCATTTTACAGTACGGTAAAGACATGCTGAATCAGCCCATCGAGATCTTGAACGATGTAGAGCATGTATTATCATCGCTAAAAGACCGTTACCGACTGGTAGTGGCCACCAAAGGTGATTTGCTGGATCAGGAACGCAAACTCAAAAAATCGGGCCTGGCGCATTATTTTCACCATATCGAGATTATGAGCGATAAAAAGGAGGACGATTATATCAAACTGATCAAACACCTCGATATCAGTCCGGATGAGTTTATGATGATTGGTAATTCGCTAAAATCAGATGTGATGCCTGTAATTAATATTGGCGGGCATGCCGTACATGTTCCCTTCCACACCACCTGGGCGCATGAGCATGTGGAAACGGTATTAACACATGATAATTTTAAGCAGGTGGATAAGATTAGCGAAGTACTGGAGATTGTTGGTGTTGCTGAGTCAGGAAGTCCGCAGTCCGGAAGTCCGAAAGTTTGA
- a CDS encoding GNAT family N-acetyltransferase produces MPAITQATLADVPELNVLVNSAYRGESSKQGWTTEADIVGGARIDEEMLTGYMQDENVIILKHTDDDGYITGCVYLEVKYPKLYLGMFSVSPLLQNKGVGRALIEEAELYARKYNCHTLTMTVISTRFELISWYERRGYNATGEIQPFHAHGRFGDAKQHIELIVMEKSV; encoded by the coding sequence ATGCCCGCTATAACCCAGGCAACCCTTGCCGATGTACCCGAACTGAATGTTTTAGTAAACAGCGCCTATCGCGGCGAAAGCTCTAAACAAGGCTGGACAACCGAAGCTGATATAGTGGGAGGTGCCCGCATTGATGAGGAAATGCTTACTGGCTACATGCAAGATGAAAACGTGATCATCCTGAAACATACCGACGATGATGGTTACATAACAGGCTGCGTATACCTTGAGGTGAAATACCCTAAACTATATCTCGGCATGTTCAGCGTATCGCCGCTACTGCAAAATAAAGGCGTGGGGAGGGCTTTAATTGAAGAGGCAGAACTTTACGCCCGCAAATACAACTGCCATACGCTCACCATGACTGTAATAAGTACCCGTTTTGAGTTGATTAGCTGGTATGAGCGCAGGGGCTACAACGCCACCGGCGAAATTCAGCCTTTCCATGCTCACGGCCGTTTTGGCGACGCCAAACAACATATTGAGCTGATTGTGATGGAGAAGAGTGTCTGA
- a CDS encoding CPBP family intramembrane glutamic endopeptidase, whose protein sequence is MTAYRVKRATADAAMIILLVTFPHLGLLPMYAFSVLLLLIIWLYLKLWKEGLAEISFRITDFKFRCFWLGGLIGLAYAIFAWWIIRPLFDALGFPPADVSSFYYIRHNPFNFLVLLVIAGVLVIPFEEIVYRGFILTRVKAMFGNYPHAFMLSGIITSLIFALYHYQEGWGAVTAIFIGALFTIWLYKVFKGNLWYLIFFHFFYDVFMLGAIYLGYN, encoded by the coding sequence ATGACAGCTTACCGGGTAAAAAGAGCAACAGCCGATGCCGCAATGATCATATTGCTGGTAACATTTCCGCATTTGGGTTTGCTACCCATGTATGCGTTTTCTGTATTGTTATTGCTTATAATCTGGCTATATCTTAAATTATGGAAAGAAGGGTTAGCTGAGATCAGCTTTCGTATAACCGATTTTAAGTTCAGATGCTTTTGGCTTGGCGGTTTAATAGGCTTAGCTTATGCAATATTTGCCTGGTGGATAATAAGGCCGCTTTTTGATGCATTGGGCTTCCCTCCGGCAGATGTATCTTCATTTTATTATATCCGCCATAATCCTTTCAATTTTCTGGTGTTGCTGGTTATAGCCGGCGTTTTGGTTATTCCGTTTGAGGAGATAGTTTACCGCGGTTTTATTTTAACGCGGGTAAAGGCAATGTTTGGTAATTACCCACATGCATTTATGCTAAGCGGCATTATAACCAGCTTAATATTTGCCTTGTATCATTACCAGGAAGGCTGGGGGGCTGTTACAGCTATTTTTATCGGGGCCTTGTTTACTATTTGGCTATACAAAGTGTTTAAGGGAAACCTTTGGTACCTGATATTTTTTCACTTTTTTTATGATGTATTCATGCTCGGCGCCATTTACCTGGGTTACAATTAA
- a CDS encoding GAF domain-containing sensor histidine kinase produces the protein MIEARLPENEEARLQDLYRTGLLDSPQEDEFNDIVKFASSLCNMPISLISLVDANRQWFKARVGLEAPQTNREISFCSHAILQDQLFEIPDASQDNRFFDNPLVTDFPAIRFYAGMPLVTGNGNRLGTLCVIDKTPRHLTDEQKFGLKVLAANVIKIAELRIKNKRLHYLSETQKTVISILAHDVRNPLASIKSIIGFKQSDILSATDAAEMIDMVSDQLDSTIGMVDNVVRWGELQIKFARFNYTDFNLHELVESVFASELLNAHNKDNMLINNVFIETLVNSDMQAIEFILRNLVSNANKYTQNGFITVNMSQLDKHLVIEVTDTGVGMPADKAEKLLSASKEDNNSTLGTNNEKGSGLGLLLVREFIDRLNGKITVKSEIGVGTSFKIVI, from the coding sequence ATGATAGAAGCGCGGTTGCCCGAAAATGAAGAAGCCCGGTTGCAGGATTTGTACCGCACAGGTTTGCTCGATTCGCCCCAGGAAGATGAGTTTAACGATATCGTTAAGTTTGCCTCTTCTTTATGTAATATGCCCATTTCACTCATTAGCCTGGTTGATGCCAACAGGCAATGGTTTAAAGCGAGGGTAGGATTGGAGGCTCCGCAAACAAATCGTGAAATATCTTTCTGCAGTCATGCTATTTTACAGGATCAGCTTTTTGAAATTCCCGATGCATCGCAGGATAACCGGTTTTTTGATAACCCATTGGTAACGGATTTTCCGGCGATAAGGTTTTATGCCGGAATGCCGTTGGTTACCGGGAATGGAAACAGGCTTGGTACGCTGTGCGTAATTGACAAAACACCCCGCCATTTAACCGACGAGCAAAAGTTTGGTTTAAAAGTGCTGGCAGCTAACGTGATAAAAATTGCCGAACTCCGCATCAAAAATAAGCGCCTGCACTATTTGTCTGAAACCCAGAAAACTGTCATTTCTATTTTAGCGCATGATGTTCGTAACCCGCTGGCATCCATCAAATCAATTATCGGTTTTAAGCAGTCGGATATCCTCAGCGCTACCGATGCTGCCGAAATGATTGATATGGTATCAGACCAGCTGGATAGCACAATCGGCATGGTTGATAACGTGGTGCGCTGGGGCGAACTGCAAATAAAATTTGCCCGTTTTAACTACACCGATTTTAACCTGCACGAGCTGGTAGAAAGCGTTTTTGCATCCGAATTGCTGAATGCTCACAATAAAGACAACATGCTTATCAATAATGTTTTTATTGAAACACTGGTAAACTCGGATATGCAGGCCATCGAGTTTATATTGCGAAACCTGGTAAGTAACGCCAACAAATACACGCAAAATGGTTTTATTACCGTTAATATGAGCCAGTTGGATAAACACCTGGTAATAGAAGTTACCGATACAGGCGTAGGTATGCCGGCTGATAAAGCCGAAAAGCTGCTAAGTGCCTCGAAGGAAGATAATAACTCAACCCTTGGCACCAATAACGAAAAGGGGAGCGGACTGGGCTTGCTGCTGGTACGTGAGTTTATTGACAGGCTGAATGGAAAAATTACAGTAAAGAGCGAAATAGGGGTAGGCACAAGTTTTAAAATTGTGATTTGA
- a CDS encoding DnaJ C-terminal domain-containing protein, translated as MAFIDYYKVLELDKNASEKDIKNAYRKLARKYHPDLNPNDEEANKKFQQLNEANEVLSDPEKRKKYDKYGENWQHGEAYEQQARQQANQQTGGFGGYGGFGDDEGFGSEDFSDFFQSMFGGGSAGTRGGRSAKFRGQDYNASLNLNLRDVLETHKQTITVNGKNLRITIPAGIENGQTIKIAAHGAPGVNGGPAGDLFIKFNITPDPDFKRDGNNLYATLKLDLYTAVLGGEVTADTLTGKVKLKVKPETQNGAKVKLKGKGMPVYKKDNEFGDLYLTYEIQMPTNLTERQKQLFEELAKSST; from the coding sequence ATGGCTTTTATAGATTACTACAAAGTATTAGAACTTGATAAAAACGCATCGGAAAAGGATATCAAAAACGCCTACCGTAAACTGGCACGCAAATATCACCCCGACCTTAACCCCAACGACGAGGAAGCCAATAAAAAATTTCAGCAGCTAAATGAAGCCAACGAGGTATTGAGCGACCCCGAAAAGCGAAAAAAGTATGATAAATACGGCGAAAACTGGCAACACGGCGAGGCTTACGAACAGCAGGCGCGCCAACAGGCCAACCAACAGACAGGCGGATTTGGCGGATACGGAGGCTTTGGCGATGACGAAGGTTTTGGGAGTGAAGATTTTTCAGATTTTTTTCAATCTATGTTTGGCGGCGGGTCGGCGGGTACGCGTGGTGGCCGGAGTGCAAAATTCAGGGGGCAGGATTATAATGCATCGCTAAACTTAAACCTGCGCGATGTTTTGGAAACGCATAAACAAACCATCACCGTTAATGGTAAAAACCTGCGTATTACCATACCTGCCGGTATTGAGAACGGGCAAACCATTAAAATTGCTGCACATGGTGCCCCGGGTGTAAACGGCGGCCCCGCGGGCGACCTTTTTATAAAGTTTAATATAACACCCGATCCGGATTTTAAACGCGATGGCAATAACCTTTACGCTACCTTAAAACTTGATTTGTATACTGCTGTTTTAGGCGGAGAAGTAACCGCAGATACCTTAACAGGCAAGGTAAAGCTAAAGGTGAAACCCGAAACCCAAAACGGAGCCAAAGTAAAACTAAAAGGAAAAGGCATGCCTGTTTACAAAAAGGATAATGAATTTGGCGATTTGTACCTTACTTACGAGATCCAAATGCCAACAAACCTCACCGAAAGACAAAAACAATTATTTGAAGAACTGGCCAAATCATCAACCTAA
- a CDS encoding chaperone modulator CbpM, which produces MKTAELITINDFCVYHNVEYTFIISLHEAGLVEIIVVNEIESIPQTELQKLEKLVNLHQLDINIAGIEAISHLLARVEKLHEELRYLNNRLSLYE; this is translated from the coding sequence ATGAAAACAGCAGAATTAATAACTATAAATGATTTTTGTGTGTATCATAATGTTGAATACACTTTTATTATCTCCTTACATGAGGCCGGTTTGGTTGAGATCATCGTAGTTAACGAAATAGAATCGATCCCCCAAACCGAGTTGCAAAAGCTGGAAAAACTGGTTAACCTGCATCAGCTGGATATCAATATAGCGGGTATTGAAGCGATATCCCATCTATTGGCGAGGGTTGAAAAATTACATGAGGAATTGCGTTATTTAAATAACAGGTTGAGTTTGTATGAGTGA
- a CDS encoding MutS-related protein, whose protein sequence is MYYFLVVALVLIAMVVIFYIRLYYSKLSWTKKRLAKIRGKWAKPVSARRNFDLIRLYLDASEAPDKISVQTANDLDLNSVFNYIDRTNSKPGRQYLYNLLHHPITDIDALHELDAEIEDLNIDVPARDRVELELSKLNSSSAYHIADLFLKTHQPVFQSVLSTYIKVSPFLILAAFVSLVIIPNIFSFIFLILLLVYNVVIHYTSRKKISAYTNSLPQALIMHNVAVALIKSGKFSRTEAAKESLTRLLGLKRALTLVNMESAVVGANTDIGYAVFQLFKVLFLAEPYVYTSSLKHIDKYRGDIRAVYEFTGRADALIAIQSVREGLPFFNKPGFTGIDGKLEVTDLFHPLVANCVPNSLHTTNADRGALITGSNMAGKTTFIKALGLNALLAQTIFTSCSKSYKAPVLKIQTSIKTFDNIDEQKSYFQAQASAILNIIDHSAEKETVKSLVIIDEIFRGTNTIERIAAAKSVLSYITANQNFVFVSTHDLELAELLDEDFIVYSFSDSKDGRVLVFDYILKQGLLKSTNGIAILKSMGYPESVIDEANIVSERMMNKYLV, encoded by the coding sequence ATGTATTACTTCCTCGTTGTTGCATTGGTTTTGATAGCCATGGTTGTGATTTTTTATATCAGGCTATATTACAGTAAGTTGAGCTGGACTAAAAAACGGCTGGCGAAAATACGAGGCAAATGGGCCAAGCCTGTTAGTGCACGCCGCAATTTCGATCTGATCAGGTTATATCTCGATGCAAGTGAGGCGCCCGATAAAATATCGGTACAAACGGCAAATGATCTCGACCTAAACAGCGTATTCAACTATATCGATCGTACCAACAGCAAGCCGGGCAGGCAATACCTGTATAACCTGCTACATCATCCCATAACAGATATCGATGCACTTCACGAACTTGATGCTGAGATTGAAGACCTGAATATTGATGTTCCCGCCCGCGACAGGGTTGAATTGGAGCTATCCAAACTAAACAGCAGCAGCGCCTACCACATTGCCGATTTGTTTTTGAAAACCCATCAGCCGGTTTTTCAATCGGTTTTGAGTACTTATATCAAGGTTTCGCCATTTCTTATCCTTGCGGCCTTTGTTTCGTTGGTTATTATACCCAATATTTTCAGCTTTATATTTTTGATTTTGCTGTTGGTGTATAACGTGGTTATTCATTACACAAGCCGCAAAAAAATCTCGGCGTATACCAACTCGCTTCCGCAGGCTTTAATTATGCACAACGTTGCTGTAGCCCTGATTAAAAGCGGAAAATTTAGCCGCACCGAAGCCGCAAAGGAAAGCCTTACAAGACTATTGGGCTTAAAACGCGCACTTACCCTTGTAAATATGGAAAGCGCTGTTGTTGGTGCCAATACTGATATAGGCTATGCCGTTTTCCAGCTATTTAAAGTTTTGTTTTTGGCCGAGCCTTATGTTTATACCTCATCGCTTAAACATATTGATAAGTATCGCGGCGACATCAGGGCGGTTTATGAATTTACCGGCCGGGCCGATGCCTTGATTGCCATACAATCGGTAAGGGAAGGGCTGCCCTTTTTCAATAAACCCGGGTTTACAGGTATCGATGGTAAACTGGAAGTTACTGATCTGTTCCATCCGCTTGTAGCCAATTGTGTACCTAACTCATTGCATACCACTAATGCCGATAGGGGTGCACTCATTACAGGCTCGAACATGGCGGGTAAAACTACTTTTATTAAGGCTTTAGGCTTGAATGCCTTACTGGCTCAAACCATATTTACAAGCTGCTCAAAAAGCTATAAAGCGCCGGTGCTTAAAATACAAACCAGTATCAAAACTTTTGATAATATTGACGAGCAGAAAAGCTATTTCCAGGCGCAGGCATCGGCAATTTTAAATATCATTGATCATAGTGCCGAAAAGGAAACCGTTAAAAGCCTGGTAATTATCGACGAGATTTTCAGGGGCACCAATACCATCGAGCGGATCGCCGCGGCAAAATCGGTATTATCGTACATCACCGCCAACCAAAACTTTGTATTTGTTTCAACCCACGACCTGGAACTGGCCGAGCTGCTGGATGAAGACTTTATAGTTTATTCCTTCTCCGACTCTAAAGACGGGCGCGTTTTGGTATTTGATTATATCCTGAAGCAAGGGCTGCTAAAAAGCACCAACGGCATTGCTATCCTCAAATCAATGGGTTACCCCGAATCGGTTATTGATGAGGCCAATATCGTTAGCGAGCGGATGATGAATAAGTATTTGGTGTAG
- a CDS encoding PAS domain-containing protein produces MNYPHKNKIVITASLLAMLVFSHLITGLLPDLVICAVIAVVAFVLLGKIEKQRIGAEQQILSINNTLNETVVERLSELRQTAEKLEVTERKYHSLIEHASDAIYIIDLNGRFTEVNASMCKMTGYNREELLQFRVEKIIDPESLKTDPVVLGPDDLHTAVMRERRFIRKNREVFDVEINVKRFTGDSVLVIARDITKRKLLEAELKEAELKFRTLAEKSVLGVYIVQKGRFVYVNPRFANVFGYEPDELIAASSVDVIIDDKYKAITLEHVRARLMGEMESVNYEVMGVCKDGTNNWVEFYGTRVQLDGEPTIIGSMVDVTGRKKMEEELRLSEQKYKLLFDSNPLPMWMVAKDTLDNIAVNAAAVRYYGYSEEEFLKMNVRDLRTEDEWERMQQSYSNVTPESGYVGMTKHRKKDGTIIEVEIIAQDIVMEGRKVRLSVANDVTQKLRAEELLQKSEANLQTILNTTDTAYALFDKDLGVLAFNHKAAAFVKQQYNHQPESGDKLADYFPPERFPEFVEFTAMVLGGKDISYEIDYPQPDGSKCWFYVRLLPIRDNQDKILGLMMALYDITERKNAENNLKVAYQRIHNHIASIKNMAWKQSHYMRSPVANLKGLAAMLKDDPGDTEALQHMIDELERLDTVIIEMANDAADHD; encoded by the coding sequence ATGAATTACCCTCATAAAAACAAGATAGTGATTACTGCAAGCCTGCTTGCTATGCTTGTTTTTAGCCACCTGATAACAGGTCTGCTTCCCGATTTAGTGATTTGTGCTGTTATTGCCGTTGTTGCCTTTGTACTGCTCGGTAAGATAGAAAAACAACGTATCGGAGCCGAGCAGCAGATATTATCCATCAACAACACCCTTAACGAAACCGTGGTGGAGCGGCTATCTGAACTGCGGCAAACAGCCGAAAAACTTGAAGTTACCGAACGGAAATACCACTCGCTTATTGAACATGCATCGGATGCTATTTATATTATTGATCTGAACGGAAGGTTTACCGAGGTAAACGCCAGCATGTGTAAAATGACGGGTTATAACCGGGAAGAGCTGCTGCAATTTAGGGTTGAGAAAATTATCGACCCGGAGAGTTTAAAAACAGATCCTGTAGTGCTTGGTCCCGACGATTTGCACACCGCAGTAATGCGCGAACGTCGTTTTATACGCAAAAACAGAGAGGTGTTTGACGTGGAAATTAATGTAAAACGCTTTACCGGCGATAGCGTACTGGTAATTGCCCGCGATATTACGAAGCGCAAATTGCTGGAAGCCGAACTGAAGGAAGCCGAGCTGAAATTCAGAACCCTGGCCGAAAAATCGGTACTGGGTGTTTATATCGTACAAAAAGGCCGTTTTGTTTATGTTAATCCCCGTTTTGCAAACGTATTTGGTTACGAACCTGATGAACTGATAGCCGCCTCATCCGTTGATGTGATTATTGACGATAAATACAAAGCCATTACGCTGGAACATGTACGCGCCCGCCTTATGGGAGAGATGGAAAGCGTAAACTACGAGGTAATGGGCGTATGTAAAGATGGTACAAACAATTGGGTTGAATTTTACGGTACAAGAGTACAACTGGATGGCGAGCCAACCATTATAGGCTCGATGGTTGATGTTACCGGCCGTAAAAAGATGGAAGAGGAGCTGCGCCTTTCTGAACAGAAATATAAATTGTTGTTTGATAGCAACCCGCTGCCCATGTGGATGGTAGCTAAAGATACGCTTGATAATATAGCTGTAAATGCCGCGGCAGTGCGGTATTACGGGTACAGCGAGGAAGAGTTTCTGAAAATGAATGTAAGGGATTTGCGTACAGAAGATGAGTGGGAACGGATGCAGCAAAGTTACAGCAACGTTACGCCAGAATCTGGCTATGTGGGTATGACCAAGCATCGCAAAAAGGACGGGACTATTATTGAAGTAGAGATCATTGCGCAGGATATTGTGATGGAAGGCCGCAAGGTGCGTTTATCTGTAGCCAATGATGTTACGCAAAAGCTTCGGGCCGAAGAATTGCTCCAGAAATCTGAAGCTAACCTTCAAACCATTTTAAATACCACCGATACCGCTTACGCCCTGTTTGATAAAGACCTTGGTGTTTTGGCATTTAACCACAAAGCTGCGGCTTTTGTAAAACAGCAGTATAATCATCAACCCGAAAGCGGCGATAAACTGGCCGATTATTTTCCGCCCGAAAGATTTCCGGAGTTTGTAGAATTTACCGCCATGGTTTTAGGCGGCAAGGATATCAGCTATGAGATTGATTACCCTCAGCCCGATGGATCGAAATGTTGGTTTTACGTTCGCCTGTTGCCGATAAGGGATAACCAGGATAAGATATTGGGGCTAATGATGGCGCTGTACGATATCACCGAAAGAAAAAATGCCGAGAATAACCTGAAAGTTGCTTACCAACGCATTCATAACCACATTGCAAGCATCAAAAACATGGCCTGGAAGCAATCGCACTATATGCGCAGCCCCGTGGCTAATTTAAAAGGCCTTGCTGCCATGCTTAAAGACGATCCCGGCGATACCGAAGCGTTACAGCACATGATTGACGAGCTTGAGCGGCTCGATACCGTAATTATTGAAATGGCCAATGATGCAGCTGATCATGATTAA
- a CDS encoding enoyl-CoA hydratase/isomerase family protein, giving the protein MAAESGNVSVSISSDGVATVSFYHPAQNAMPALLLKQLAETIASAGNNPETKVIILKSEGDRTFCAGASFDELIAIKDKDAGARFFAGFAGVINACRKSPKIIIARVQGKAVGGGVGLAAVADYCLATGAASIKLSELTIGIGPFVISPPVIRKIGLPAFSQLSLRATDFQTAVWAKEKGLYNEIYNDIPSLDAALQNLAQTLASYNPEALIHLKQTLWSGTEHWDELLAQKAAISGELVLSAFTQNALKAFLKK; this is encoded by the coding sequence ATGGCAGCAGAAAGCGGAAATGTTTCTGTTTCAATTTCTTCAGACGGTGTAGCTACTGTTAGCTTTTACCATCCCGCGCAAAATGCCATGCCTGCATTGCTTTTAAAGCAACTTGCCGAAACCATCGCATCTGCCGGAAACAATCCCGAAACCAAAGTTATCATCCTGAAAAGTGAAGGCGACCGTACGTTTTGTGCCGGGGCAAGCTTTGATGAATTAATAGCAATTAAGGATAAAGATGCCGGCGCCCGGTTTTTTGCGGGCTTTGCCGGTGTAATAAACGCCTGCCGTAAATCGCCTAAAATTATAATAGCACGTGTGCAAGGCAAGGCGGTAGGCGGCGGAGTTGGTTTGGCAGCCGTGGCAGATTATTGTCTGGCTACCGGTGCAGCTTCCATCAAACTGAGCGAGCTTACCATTGGTATAGGGCCATTTGTAATATCGCCGCCGGTTATCCGTAAAATTGGCTTGCCTGCTTTTTCTCAACTCAGCCTTAGGGCCACTGATTTTCAAACGGCCGTATGGGCAAAGGAAAAAGGTTTATATAATGAAATTTATAATGATATTCCTTCGCTTGATGCCGCTTTACAAAACCTGGCGCAAACTTTAGCGTCGTACAATCCGGAAGCACTTATCCATTTAAAACAAACCCTTTGGAGTGGTACAGAGCATTGGGATGAACTGCTTGCGCAAAAGGCTGCAATAAGCGGCGAACTGGTTTTATCAGCTTTTACACAAAATGCTTTGAAAGCCTTTTTAAAAAAGTGA